One genomic segment of Chelonoidis abingdonii isolate Lonesome George chromosome 16, CheloAbing_2.0, whole genome shotgun sequence includes these proteins:
- the PKD2L1 gene encoding polycystin-2-like protein 1 gives MSSSRLNNRAESHFRAQEEHELETLGKKAWDNPVYNGSPSASLKIRAIYNPKAILENPYENIEKLGDPLPYQEERKKAEDVKKKPLPKCCFCFFKGIRGLWGTTLTENTAEDRELYVKTTLRELLVYVIFLVDICLLTYGMTSTNAYYYTKVMSDLFLQTSSDSGVSFQSIGSMAEFWGYAQGPLLDSLYWTKWYNNESLAHNTQSYIYYENLLLGVPRLRQLKVKNNSCVVHDNFKEDISGCYDVYSEDKEERVPFGLINGTAWRYHSEEELGGSSHWGRLTSYSGGGYYIDLKLTQEESAEALRVLKEKLWLDRGTRVIFIDFSVYNANINLFCVLRLVVEFPATGGAIPSWQIRTVKLIRYVSTWDFFIVACEIIFCIFIFYYVVEEILELRIHRLQYFTSVWNILDVVVILLSIVAIVFHIFRTIEVNRLMGELLRHPDIYADFEFLAFWQTQYNNMNAVNLFFAWIKIFKYISFNKTMTQLSSTLARCAKDILGFAIMFFIVFFAYAQLGYLLFGTQVENFSTFIKCIFTQFRIILGDFDYNAIDNANRVLGPIYFVTYVFFVFFVLLNMFLAIINDTYSEVKEELSNQKNELQLSDILKQGYHKTLMRLKLKKERISDVQKALQNGTKELEFEDFKNSLKELGHAEHEITAAFSRFDKDGNQVLDEEEQKRMRHDLEEKRVALNAEIENLGKSYGDNNLDENLTLADAKNNHANKSTCVSEEEFQILLRRVLQLEHLIGSIVSKIDSVVSKLEALERNKLQRKDLVGKLLDNISKEEQPRQEELLQRNLDPLVKENQEGWETKHMLGSNLSGSSPQNGNSIYPNLPKLGLPGSQAPKNTRPQSNMHF, from the exons ATGAGCTCCTCCCGGTTAAACAACAGAGCCGAGAGCCACTTTCGAGCCCAGGAGGAACACGAGCTAGAAACCTTGGGGAAGAAAGCGTGGGACAATCCTGTTTACAATGGCTCCCCCTCTGCATCTCTGAAGATCCGAGCCATCTACAACCCCAAGGCCATTCTGGAGAACCCCTACGAGAACATTGAGAAGCTGGGGGACCCCCTTCCCTAccaagaagagaggaaaaaggcGGAGGATGTGAAGAAGAAACCCTTGCCCAAGTGCTGCTTCTGTTTCTTCAAAGGCATCCGAG GCCTCTGGGGGACAACTCTGACCGAGAACACTGCTGAAGACCGAGAGCTGTATGTAAAGACCACGCTGCGAGAGCTGCTGGTTTATGTCATCTTCTTGGTGGATATCTGCCTAC TGACTTATGGAATGACCAGTACAAATGCCTATTACTACACCAAAGTGATGTCCGACCTCTTCCTGCAAACCTCTTCGGACAGCGGGGTGTCCTTCCAGTCCATTGGGAGCATGGCTGAGTTCTGGGGG TATGCCCAAGGCCCATTGCTGGATAGCTTGTACTGGACCAAATGGTACAACAATGAGTCACTAGCTCACAACACCCAGTCCTACATCTACTATGAGAATCTGCTGCTTGGTGTCCCACGTCTGCGCCAGCTGAAGGTGAAGAACAACTCGTGTGTGGTGCACGACAACTTTAAGGAGGACATTTCAGGCTGCTATGATGTGTACTCTGAGGACAAGGAGGAAAGAGTTCCCTTCGGGCTCATCAATGGAACTGC GTGGAGGTACCATTCTGAGGAAGAACTGGGCGGCTCGTCCCATTGGGGACGACTAACCAGCTATAGCGGGGGAGGATATTACATAGACCTCAAGCTGACCCAGGAGGAGAGTGCGGAAGCCCTGCGAGTCCTGAAGGAGAAGTTGTGGCTGGACCGGGGCACCCGGGTGATCTTCATTGACTTCTCTGTGTATAATGCAAACATCAACCTGTTCTGCGTGCTGAG gTTAGTAGTTGAATTTCCAGCCACCGGTGGTGCAATCCCTTCCTGGCAAATCCGCACGGTGAAGCTCATCCGATATGTCAGTACCTGGGACTTCTTCATTGTGGCCTGTGAGATCATTTTCTGCATCTTCATCTTCTACTACGTGGTGGAGGAGATTCTGGAGCTGCGTATCCACAGGCTCCAGTACTTCACCAGTGTCTGGAACATCCTGGATGTGGTGGTCATACtg CTGTCCATCGTTGCCATTGTGTTCCACATCTTTCGCACCATCGAGGTGAACAGGCTGATGGGAGAGCTGCTGAGGCATCCTGACATCTATGCAGACTTTGAATTCCTGGCTTTCTGGCAGACCCAGTACAACAACATGAACGCAGTAAACCTGTTCTTTGCCTGGATTAAG ATATTCAAGTACATTAGCTTTAACAAAACAATGACCCAGCTTTCCTCTACGCTGGCTCGCTGTGCCAAGGACATCCTGGGTTTTGCCATCATGTTCTTCATTGTGTTCTTTGCCTACGCCCAGCTGGGCTACCTTCTCTTTGGGACACAAGTGGAAAACTTTAGCACCTTTATTAAATGCAT CTTCACCCAGTTCCGGATCATACTTGGCGACTTTGACTACAATGCCATCGACAATGCCaacagggtgctggggcccatTTACTTCGTCACCTACGTCTTCTTCGTTTTCTTTGTGCTGCTG AACATGTTCCTGGCCATCATCAACGACACCTACTCAGAAGTCAAGGAGGAGCTTTCAAACCAGAAGAACGAGCTGCAGCTCTCAGACATCCTGAAGCAG GGCTACCACAAGACGCTGATGAGGCTGAAGTTGAAGAAAGAGCGGATTTCAGACGTTCAGAAGGCTCTCCAGAATGGGACAAAGGAGCTAGAGTttgaggattttaagaacagtttgaaAGA GCTGGGTCATGCCGAGCATGAGATCACAGCAGCCTTTTCGAGATTTGACAAAGATGGTAACCAGGTCCTTGATGAAGAGGAACAGAAGCGAATGAGGCATGACCTAGAGGAGAAAAGG GTTGCTTTGAATGCAGAGATTGAAAACTTGGGCAAATCCTACGGTGATAACAACCTGGATGAGAATCTGACCCTTGCGGATGCAAAGAACAATCATGCCAATAAGTCCACCTGCGTATCTGAGGAAGAATTCCAAAT CCTCCTGCGACGGGTCCTGCAGCTGGAGCACTTGATTGGCAGCATCGTGTCCAAGATTGATTCAGTGGTGAGCAAGCTGGAGGCACTGGAGAGAAACAAACTGCAGAGGAAAGACCTGGTGGGCAAGCTGCTCGACAACATCAGCAAG GAGGAACAGCCCAGGCAGGAAGAACTGCTCCAGCGGAACCTAGACCCGCTGGTGAAGGAAAACCAAGAAGGCTGGGAGACAAAGCACATGCTGGGAAGCA